One Paralichthys olivaceus isolate ysfri-2021 chromosome 8, ASM2471397v2, whole genome shotgun sequence genomic region harbors:
- the LOC109627374 gene encoding uncharacterized protein, with protein MMWTVVMLLAAAVSVESFSSHDHERLAHGRQLKIYLSKSCEKLEFIPADNPRRTSVYWEKGRTSLSKGRMSGTGTDRRWYIEKVTYEDQGTYIQRDFWNKEISTFKVAVTTRRNYLKCVAGDSLYVSLEGIDLADAGLVFSGEGANVTLVRDGAPVSQDLPDYWDRVQTHSLNIEIKHVNYSDQGQYSLMDRKGRLVSVTRMDLTDRREATDGNPLLALLLLLGIPAGICCCCRKKIFKKKSTTAATLQMTPDTVHVPPVGPSPPYCAPGQPGPVYYQGPNPGMAPTVYPPPPAAGQGQWNGPPPSPGFNPAYPPQNPGYPVGPAMGVPAQPPHWNGPPPGQYPPGPGAPMGYAPAPVMYSSAPPASQSEPFKEEVKMGNMASSPAEPLLTTPAAEAASYPVAPVPPSSTNTLSSTDGDHKFQIDGTNSSTNFL; from the exons AGTCGTTTAGTAGCCATGACCATGAGCGTTTAGCGCATGGTCGCCAGCTGAAGATCTACCTCTCAAAGAGTTGTGAGAAGCTGGAGTTCATCCCAGCAGATAATCCCAGAAGGACTTCCGTCTACTGGGAGAAAGGCAGGACCAG TTTGAGCAAAGGCCGGATGTCTGGCACAGGTACTGATCGACGCTGGTACATTGAGAAG GTGACTTATGAAGACCAGGGGACGTACATCCAGAGGGATTTCTGGAATAAAGAGATCTCCACATTCAAAGTGGCTGTCACAA CCAGACGTAACTATTTGAAGTGTGTAGCGGGAGATAGTCTCTACGTCTCGCTGGAGGGCATTGACTTGGCCGATGCTGGTCTCGTCTTCTCTGGAGAGGGCGCTAACGTTACACTg GTGCGTGATGGTGCTCCGGTGTCCCAGGACCTTCCAGATTACTGGGACCGGGTTCAGACCCACTCCTTGAATATTGAGATCAAACATGTGAACTACAGTGATCAAGGACAATACTCCCTGATGGACCGCAAAGGCCGACTGGTGTCTGTAACCAGGATGGACTTGACAG ACCGCCGGGAGGCCACAGACGGAAACCCCCTTTTGGCTCTGCTGTTACTGCTCGGTATCCCAGCTGGgatttgctgctgctgtcgtaAGAAGATTTTCAAGAAGAAAAGCACGACTGCTGCGACTCTTCAG ATGACACCAGATACAGTCCATGTTCCTCCTGTTGGGCCTTCTCCTCCGTACTGTGCTCCTGGACAACCAGGGCCG gtgtACTACCAAGGCCCTAACCCCGGCATG GCTCCTACAGTCTATCCTCCGCCTCCAGCTGCTGGTCAAGGACAGTGGAACggccccccaccctcccct GGTTTTAACCCAGCTTACCCACCACAGAACCCTGGCTATCCTGTTGGTCCAGCTATGGGCGTCCCTGCCCAGCCTCCACACTGGAATGGTCCACCACCAGGCCAGTATCCCCCCGGACCTGGAGCTCCAATG GGCTATGCTCCAGCTCCAGTCATGTATAGCAGTGCTCCACCGGCATCACAAAGTGAACCTTTTAAGGAGGAGGTCAAGATGGGGAATATGGCTTCCTCACCTGCAGAACCGCTGCTGACTACACCAGCG GCTGAAGCTGCATCCTATCCCGTGGCTCCTGTGCCCCCTTCCTCCACCAACACCCTCAGCTCCACAGATGGTGACCACAAGTTCCAGATCGATGGAACCAACAGCTCCACCAACTTCCTGTAG
- the tmem176 gene encoding transmembrane protein 176, with translation MYGQCLSLSLSPPLSLSLSVAGWCIQNNEWSTGSYGRGQLCEPFCREEKKVMAVAISRDLTVQVLEDVNAVKLSDRQQALRAAVQRGEPKYLGVSQVMLGLMVMSYSIPLHLTELTEVVTLGVPWWSGLMFVTAGIVAINLDRNCTMKTLHLCLFVSVVSTVLSVAAVIIYSVDMDKNPAVACVKVIQDDCSVKDWAQRLSRGVKSFLLLFTLAQTGISVVFSFLLFRQRYNFWQYASLTRTAPSTPEALMPPNLQ, from the exons ATGTACGGacaatgtctctctctctccctctcccctcctctctccctctctctctctgttgcaggGTGGTGCATTCAAAATAACGAGTGGTCGACAGGATCCTACGGACGAGGACAACTTTGCGAACCTTtctgcagagaagagaaaaag GTGATGGCAGTAGCAATCTCCAGGGATCTGACGGTGCAGGTGCTTGAGGATGTGAATGCGGTCAAGCTTTCTGACAGACAGCAAGCCCTGCGTGCTGCCGTCCAGAGAGGAGAGCCCAAATATCTGGGG GTGAGTCAGGTAATGCTGGGGCTGATGGTCATGTCCTACTCCATTCCCCTGCACCTCACTGAGCTCACTGAGGTTGTCACCCTGGGAGTTCCCTGGTGGAGCGGCCTCATG TTCGTCACAGCAGGAATTGTTGCGATCAACTTGGACAGAAACTGCACCATGAAGACT ctgcatttgtgtttgtttgtgagtgtggTGTCCACTGTACTGTCAGTGGCGGCTGTGATCATCTACTCTGTGGACATGGACAAGAACCCTGCTGTGGCCTGCGTCAAGGTGATTCAAGACGACTGCAGTGTGAAAGACTGGGCCCAG AGGCTGAGCAGAGGAGTGAAGTCGTTCCTTCTTCTCTTCACCCTGGCCCAAACAGGCATCTCAGTTGTTTTCAGCTTCCTTCTCTTCAGACAGAGATACAACTTCTGGCAGTATGCT TCTCTCACTCGTACTGCTCCTTCCACCCCCGAAGCTCTCATGCCTCCAAACCTGCAATGA
- the tmem109 gene encoding voltage-gated monoatomic cation channel TMEM109, which produces MSSRCFSGLWAAVIAVLFAAVSGEKVVESRSGMIQELRAALADLAGEGRTYLGRLAGEQTVLSVQKAFSQVLSVVAGSLASGLNVLLQYVSHFLQASGIQVVFPVNKVTPEGLIFFAQWLLVALIGYWLVSLAFCLVASTLRWALWLLKLGVAVACFGLILRDHSVGTETMAIRLAVLVCICVLLGVGFSKGSDVADKTVHLEEQVKILERRLREMEKWTKVD; this is translated from the exons ATGTCCTCTCGGTGTTTCAGCGGACTGTGGGCGGCTGTGATCGCCGTCTTGTTTGCGGCCGTTTCGGGGGAGAAAGTAGTGGAGAGTCGCTCCGGGATGATCCAGGAGCTCCGAGCAGCCCTGGCCGACCTGGCCGGGGAGGGAAGGACCTACCTGGGCAGACTGGCCGGGGAGCAGACGGTGCTGTCGGTACAGAAG GCTTTCTCTCAGGTTCTGAGTGTTGTTGCAGGGAGTTTGGCCAGTGGTCTTAACGTGCTCCTACAGTATGTCTCACATTTCCTGCAGGCGTCTGGAATTCAAG TCGTCTTCCCCGTCAACAAAGTGACTCCAGAGGGGCTGATCTTTTTTGCTCAGTGGCTTCTCGTGGCTCTCATTGGCTACTGGCTGGTCTCCCTTGCCTTCTGTTTAGTCGCCTCCACTCTGAGGTGGGCCCTGTGGCTGCTGAAACTGGGTGTGGCCGTGGCCTGTTTTGGACTCATCCTGAGAGACCACAGCGTGGGCACAGAAACCATGGCCATCCGATTGGCCGTCCTGGTGTGCATCTGCGTCCTATTGGGCGTCGGGTTCTCGAAGGGCTCTGATGTGGCTGATAAAACTGTTCACCTGGAGGAGCAGGTGAAGATCCTGGAGAGGCGACTGCGAGAGATGGAGAAGTGGACAAAGGTGGACTGA